The following coding sequences lie in one Porphyromonas asaccharolytica DSM 20707 genomic window:
- a CDS encoding OmpA family protein translates to MNRLSITAGIVAVALSLSGCGAINETLLGAGAGTAVGAGLGAGIGKVAGNTGAGAAIGAVVGGAAGALIGHRMEKQKKELEQQLPAGTQVETVNEGQAIKVVFDSGLLFNTSSSTLSSSSRNDLRKFADNLNKNDDTVLEIIGHTDSSGNDRINDPLSLNRAKSVRDFLEGQGVSSVRMKYEGRGSHEPVDTNATAEGKRKNRRVEVFILPSQKMIEEAKAGTLK, encoded by the coding sequence ATGAACAGACTATCTATCACAGCGGGCATCGTGGCCGTGGCTCTATCCCTATCGGGTTGTGGCGCGATAAACGAGACACTACTTGGTGCTGGCGCTGGTACAGCCGTAGGCGCTGGCCTTGGCGCTGGTATCGGTAAGGTCGCAGGCAATACGGGTGCTGGCGCAGCTATTGGTGCCGTCGTAGGCGGTGCTGCTGGCGCACTCATCGGTCATCGTATGGAGAAGCAAAAGAAGGAGCTCGAGCAGCAGCTACCCGCGGGTACGCAGGTCGAGACAGTCAATGAGGGACAAGCTATCAAGGTCGTCTTCGACAGCGGTCTACTCTTCAACACCAGCTCGAGCACGCTGAGCTCTTCTTCTCGCAACGATCTACGCAAGTTCGCAGATAACCTAAACAAGAACGATGACACGGTCCTAGAGATCATCGGTCACACCGATAGTTCGGGCAATGATCGTATCAACGATCCACTCTCACTGAATCGTGCTAAGAGCGTCCGTGACTTCCTCGAGGGACAGGGTGTCTCTTCCGTACGTATGAAGTACGAGGGTCGTGGTAGCCACGAGCCCGTTGATACGAACGCAACGGCTGAGGGTAAGCGTAAGAACCGTCGTGTAGAGGTCTTCATCCTACCTAGCCAGAAGATGATCGAAGAGGCTAAGGCTGGTACGCTGAAGTAG
- a CDS encoding dihydroorotate dehydrogenase-like protein — translation MVDLTSHYGGIALRNPIIAGSSGLTASLQQVTAMAQAGAGAVILKSLFEEQIEATALQAQAEVATSYPEGLDYMLHYTRQHEVEKYLTLIREAKGAVDIPVIASINCYRGGEWQSFAKSIQEAGADALELNVMRIETDPAQRGSDLEKELVDLAISITRTVQIPVVFKISDRFTNILYLAQELVKSGVKGLTCFNKSWQTDINIDTLEIVQGPVISTGQELYNTLKYTGLLSGKLPQLAISASGGVMDYAGIVKSLLVGASSVQVVSTLYQHGVPYLTKMLEELTQWMTQHGYRSIEEFRGSLNASKQSDQELYMRSQFMRYFSNKA, via the coding sequence ATGGTGGACTTGACATCACACTACGGAGGTATCGCCCTCCGCAATCCAATCATAGCTGGTAGCTCTGGTCTCACGGCCTCACTCCAGCAAGTTACGGCAATGGCACAGGCAGGCGCCGGGGCAGTCATCCTCAAGTCGCTCTTTGAGGAGCAGATAGAGGCGACGGCTCTGCAAGCGCAAGCAGAGGTGGCTACTTCTTATCCTGAGGGGCTCGACTATATGCTGCACTACACGCGCCAGCATGAAGTGGAGAAGTACCTAACCCTGATCCGTGAAGCTAAGGGCGCGGTCGACATCCCTGTCATAGCAAGCATTAACTGTTACCGAGGAGGCGAGTGGCAATCTTTTGCCAAGAGCATACAGGAAGCCGGCGCGGATGCGCTCGAGCTCAATGTGATGCGCATCGAGACAGATCCAGCACAGCGTGGTAGTGATCTAGAGAAGGAGCTGGTAGATCTAGCGATCTCGATCACCCGTACGGTGCAGATACCAGTCGTCTTCAAGATTTCAGATCGCTTTACCAACATCCTTTACCTAGCGCAGGAGCTGGTCAAGAGTGGTGTCAAGGGCTTGACCTGCTTTAACAAGAGCTGGCAGACAGACATTAATATAGATACCCTAGAGATCGTTCAGGGACCTGTTATATCAACGGGACAAGAGTTATACAACACGCTGAAGTACACAGGACTCCTCTCGGGCAAGCTACCCCAGCTCGCTATCTCCGCTTCGGGCGGCGTGATGGACTACGCAGGCATCGTCAAGAGCCTCCTCGTCGGAGCTAGCTCTGTACAGGTTGTCTCCACACTGTATCAGCATGGAGTACCTTACTTGACGAAGATGCTGGAGGAGCTCACACAGTGGATGACTCAGCATGGGTACCGATCCATAGAAGAGTTTAGAGGCAGTCTCAACGCCTCTAAGCAGTCTGACCAGGAGCTCTATATGCGCTCGCAGTTTATGCGTTACTTTAGCAATAAAGCGTAG